The genomic segment GGCAAAGGCGCCCTTGCGCCGTGCCCACCATTGCCTATGGGGATCTCGATTGGTGGGCACGCTTGCGCTTTGCCCACCCTGTACCCTTGTGGGGTTCGTGGCGGCCTTCGGATGTAGACTGGCCGTCCGGGCCGATCCGCCGGGAGCAGCCTTGTCCACCTGTGCCTCGAGCACCGACGTAGGAACCGCGCCCCGGCGGAAGATGCTGTCCAGGATGCCGAAGGCACCGGCAAAGCCGGCGCGCAGCGTCCTGGACTGCATCGAGCACGGCGCTACCATATTGCCCTATAAGGACGTTCCCCTTGACCAAGGGTAGGAGGTCCTACGGCACTGAGGCGCGGCGGCCTTACGCCACCGCTTCCTTGGCCTTTTCCGCGCGCTTGCGCTCGTTCGGGTCGAGGTGCTTCTTGCGCAGACGGATCGACTTGGGGGTGACCTCGACCAGCTCGTCGTCCTCGATATAGGCGAGCGCCTTTTCCAGCGTCATGCGGATCGGCGGGGTCAGGCGCACCGCTTCGTCCTTCGAGGTCGTGCGGATGTTGGTGAGCTGCTTGCCCTTGAGCACGTTGATCTCGAGATCGTTGTCGCGGGTGTGCTCGCCGACGATCATGCCGCGATAGACCTTCCAGCCCGGCTCGATCATCATCGGGCCGCGGTCTTCCAGCTTGAACATGGCATAGGCCACCGCCTCGCCCTGATCGTTGGAGATCAAGACGCCGTTGCGGCGGCCCTGGATCTCGCCCTTGTATGGCGCATAGCCGTGGAACAGGCGGTTCATGATCGCGGTGCCGCGGGTGTCGGTGAGCAGTTCGCCCTGGTAGCCGATCAGGCCGCGGGTCGGCGCGTAGAACACCAGGCGCTGGCGGTTGCCGCCCGAGGGCTTCATCTCGATCAGCTCGGATTTACGCTCGCTCATCTTCTGCACGACGACGCCGGAATGCTCCTCGTCGACGTCGATCACGACCTCCTCGATCGGCTCCATGGTGGCGCCGGTCGCTTCGTCCTTCTGGTAGACGACGCGCGGACGCGACACCGAGAGCTCAAAACCCTCGCGGCGCATGGTCTCGATCAGGATTGCGAGCTGGAGTTCGCCACGGCCCGACACTTCCATCGCGTCCTTGTCGGCGGATTCGACGACGCGCAGCGCGACATTGCCCTCGGCCTCGCGGAGCAGACGGTCGCGGATCATGCGGCTCGTCACCTTGTCGCCTTCGGTGCCGGCGAGCGGGGAGTTGTTGACGATGAACGACATCGACACGGTCGGCGGGTCGATCGGCTGCGCCGGCAGCGGCACCTCGACGGTCGGGTCGCAGAAGGTGTCGGCGACGGTGCCCTTGGTCAGGCCCGCAATGGCGACAATGTCGCCGGCTTCGGCTTCGTCGAGCGGGGTGCGCTCGAGGCCGCGGAAGGCCAGGATCTTGGTGATGCGTCCGGACTCGACCAGCTTGCCGTCGGCGTTCAGCACCTTGACCTGCTGGTTCGGCTTCAGCGTGCCGGAGGAGATGCGGCCGGTGATGATGCGGCCGAGATAGGGGTTGGCCTCGAGGATGGTGCCGATCATCCGGAACGGACCTTCCTCGACCTTCGGCGGGGCGACGTGGCGCAGGATCAGGTCGAACAGCGGCTCCATGCCTTTGTCCTGCGGACCTTCGGGGCTGTCCGCCATCCAGCCCTGCTTGGCCGACCCGTAGAGGATCGGGAAATCGAGCTGCTCCTCGCTGGCATCGAGCGCAGCGAACAGGTCGAACACCTCGTTGATGACTTCGGTCGGGCGCGCGTCGGGGCGGTCGACCTTGTTGATGACGACGATCGGCTTGAGGCCGACCTTGAGCGCCTTGGAGACCACGAATTTGGTCTGCGGCAGCGGGCCTTCGGCGGCGTCGACCAGCACCAGGGCGCCGTCCACCATGTTCAGGATGCGCTCGACCTCACCGCCGAAATCGGCGTGGCCAGGGGTGTCGACGATGTTGATGCGGGTGTCCTTCCACTGCACCGAGGCCGCCTTGGCCAGGATGGTGATGCCGCGCTCGCGCTCCAGATCGTTGGAGTCCATGGCGCGATCGGTCACCTTCTGGTTCTCGCGGAACGTGCCGGACTGCTGCAGGAGTTTGTCGACCAGGGTCGTCTTGCCGTGGTCGACGTGGGCGATGATGGCGACGTTACGAAGATTCATGAGTGAGCTTCTTTGCGGTCGAACAATGGGTTAAGCGCGATCTCGCCGGTCGGACCGGGACCTCTTCTCGAAACAACGCTGGAAGACTGGAAACGGGGCGCTTTGCGCCCAAAAAGGAAGCCCGGCCATCGGACCGGGCGCCCTGCGCGTTGCGGCGCAATATATGCAAAAACGGCCAAAAAACAATGTGTTCTTTGGCCGTTGGTTGACTGAATTTTGTCCGGGAATCCCCGGGGCTTAGGGCTGGTTCGGGGGATCGGCGGGGGCCTTGCGCCCCTTGATCGCCGCCCAGATCATGGCGACCCCGCCGATGCCGATGACTAGTCCCAAAAAGACCAGCGACGCGATGTCGGAGGGGATCTTGCCGTCCTCGACCACCGACATTCCGCCGAACAGCAGTGCGCAGAAGCCCGGTAGCAGCATGAAGATCCCGGCGATCGCCATCAGGGCGGTGAGGCAGCCGCCGCGCTGTTGCGGGGCCTGCGGAGGCACTGCCGGTGGGTTGAGACTGGAATCGCTCATGATTTCTTTCTCGCGGCCCCAATCAGCAACACGCCGGCGAATGCCGCCAGTAGTGCAAGGACGAGGATGGGAATGAAACGGCTATCGACGTGGAACGACGAGTCGGCGACGAAAATCAAGGCGCAGATGCCCGGCAACAGCAGAATCACCCCGAACATCACCATGAGCGCGGTGGCGCATCCGCTTCGCGACGGTGGAGGTGACGACGTCTCGCTCAACGAGGCATCTCCTCGCTCTGCCTGGCTTCTCGATAAGTGTCGCCGGCCAGCGCGGCACGGATGCCGTCGATCTTCCCGTTGCGGTAGAACAGATTGTAGGTGTCGAACGGAATGATCGCTCCTTGCTCGGTCACGAAATGGATGCAGCTGCGCTTGACGTTGCCGACGCAGAAATTGAAGCGGTCGAGAAACTGCACGATGGTGACGCGGAAGACGTTCTCGTAGGTGAGCCCGTCCGGCACCTGGAAGCTCGGCAGGCAGCACAACAATTCGCAGACGCGCTCGGACGTGTTGAGGGGGCCTGAGGACAGCGAGAACAGGTCGATGAACTTTTCCCGCAGCATCGGATATTTTTCCGGGCTGATGGTGTTGGGCATCACCGCCACCAGCTGCTCCTGCGGGATCAGCGAGGTCAGCGGCAGCACCTTCTCGCCGTTGCGCAGGCCATAGCCTATCGAGATGCTCTCGGGGTTGCAGGGCAGCGGGATCATGTCCTTGTCGCCGAACACGCCGGTTTCGACGACGCGCTTGCGGATCTCCGACAGCATGATGCGGTCGGTATTCTTGTCGAAACTCTCGTTGCGGCCGGCATCCTGGACCGGCTGCAGGGTCACGCCGCGCACGCATTTCCAGGTCAGTGCGTGGCGCACGATGTCGCCGATCTCGGCATCGTTGACGCCGCGCTTGATGGTCGCGACCAGCGTGGTCGAGATGCCGTAATGCTCGAGATTCTCCAGCGCCTGCTGGCGGATTTTTCGCAAGTCGGCGCCGCGGAGGTTGATCAGCGCATCGCGCTGCAGCGAATCGAACTGGAGGTAGACCTCCAGCCCGCGCCTGTTCTCAGCAAGCCGTGCCACGAAATCCTTCTCGCGGGCGATGCGCAGGCCGTTGGTGTTGATCATGACATGGCGGATCGGGCGGGCGCGCACGGCCTCCAGGATCTCGAAGAAGTCAGGATGCAGCGTCGGCTCCCCGCCGGAAATCTGCACGAGATCGGGCTCGCCTTCGCTCGCGACCAGCGCGTCGAGCATCTTATCGACCGTCGCGAGCGGCGTGAATTTCGTTCGTGCCGGCGAGGATTCGGCGAAGCAGACCGGGCAGGTGAGATTGCAGTGCTCGGTGATCTCGATCAGAGCCAGGCAGGAATGCTGCTCGTGGTCGGGACAGAGGCCGCAATCATAGGGGCAGCCGAATTGGGTGCGCTCCTGGAATTGCAGCGGCCGGTCGCCCGGCTTGATGAAATCCTTGCACAGCCGCCAATAGGCGGCATCCGTCGACACCAGCGTCGATTGCACGCCGTGCTCCCGGCAGCGCTTTTCGTACCAGACCTCGTTGTCCTGGATCTGGATCTTGGTCGGCACCAGCTTCAGGCAGGTCTCGCACAGGGATTGGGTCTGGCCCCAGAAGATGTAGGGACGCGACTTACGCAACGGCGCGTTCATGCAGGGGTCTCGCTTTGGGTGCCGTCGCCAGCATGAAAGCGGCGTAGAGCAGGATCGACAGCGACAGCAGGTGAAACAGGGTCAGGGGCCCGACCAGCGTGCCATAGGGCTTGAGGAATTCCCATAGGAAGCGTTGCGCTCCGTAATAGGCGAGCACCAGGTAGAAACCATTGGTGATCGCGAACGCGTTCCGGTTCAAAACCGCCAGCGCATAGACGAGCGCGAACAGAGCCATGGCCGCGCTCTCGTAGAGCTGCACGGGATGGCGGCGAACGCCATCGCCGAAATCATGGCCGAAGGGCAGGGCCGTCGGCGTGCCATAGGTGAAATCGTCGAGACCCGCGAGGTAACAGCCGATCCGGCCGATCGCGATGCCGAGCGCCAGCGGCAACGCGAACCGCGCGCCGGTTCGCACCGTGATCCCTGCGGACCATTTGTAGAGCTCGATTGCCACGATGCCGCCGGCCAGCGCCCCCTCGACCGAGCGCGCAATGCCGTTTTGCCCTGACAGCCACAGATTGGCGGAGCCGAACAGATAGGCGCCAAGGCCTGCGCCAAACACCAGCGCGGCGACATACGGCAGCGCGAAGGATTGCGCCGGAAACTGCAAGCCCCGTCGCGACAGCCAATAGACGGCGGCCGCCGCCGCCAGCCAGGCCAGGATGTCGAAGAGAGTGTGAAGGAAAGCCCCGCTCATGCGGGGGCAGTATAGCACGACCGCTGTTAGAACGGCGCGCCGCGCATTATCGCGCCACAAGGGAGAAGCAAGAAGCTACCCGGCCTCCCGCTCCTCGGTCGGATAAACCCCGCGCAGCACCTCCTCGAAATGCATCTTCACGGCATCGTTGCACAGGCAGGCGCGCAGCCTCAGGCCGTCGCGGCTGCGGACCAGGATCGAGCCGCGCCTCGTGTCGAGCACGCCTTCGGCCTTGAACGACTGAAGCACGCGGCTGGCATAGGAGCGGCCCACCCCGAGCAGCGTCGCGAGCTGTTCATGGGTCAGCGGCACGCTGGTCTCGTCGCCGGTCCGCTCCATCGCAGCCAAAATCCATTTGGCGGTGCGCTGCTCGATCGAATGGATCGCGTTGCAGGCGGTCGACTGGAAGATCTGGGCCAGCATGCAATCGGCATAGCGGGCGAAGACGTTGCGCAGTGATGCCGAGCGCAGCTTGGCTGCTTCCAGCTTGGCGACGTGAATGCGCGCAAACGGTCCGCCGAATTTCACGCAGATCCGGGTATAGGCCGGCAGAAACCCCTCGCTGACGATGCCGCCGACCGCGCCTTCGCGGCCGACCAGAATGGTTTCGACGTCGCGGCCGTCCTCGTTGGGGACGAGGAAAGTCGCGAGCGACGGGCCGCAGGGGAAGTGGACGACCTGCACGTCATCGCCGGGATTGTAGAGCAAGTGGCCTGCTGCAGACTCCTCGACGGTCACGTGCGGTGCCAGGAGGCCGTAATCGACCTGGCTCAAGCGCCGCAGCAGATTGTTGGCCGGCCGGCTCTCGACCTCGGTGACCTTGGCGATACGCGCATCCATCCTGAACTCCCACCCTTCCTTTCACCTTAGCGAGTTCCATCCGTTTCCTGTGTGCACAAGTGGACAGACCAGAGAACGACGATGTGGTGAGTTTCGTTCCGGGAACCCTCCGATGCGCTGGACGCAGGCATCGTGTCGCGGCAGTCCTGATCCAAAAACCCCCAACCAAGATGCGATCATGGCACCCGCACCCTCCAATGGCACAGGCTGGCCGGCCGATGTTCTGATCGTCGAGGACGATCCGATCATCGCGATCGATTTCGAGGATCGCCTGCTCGGATTTGGAGTATCCGCGGTGCGGACCGTGGGTTCGGTGACGCAGGCGCTAAACGCCATCGCGAAACGGACACCCGATTTCGCGCTGCTCGATGTCGAGCTGATCCGGGAGACGAGCTTTGCGATCGCCGAGCGGCTGATCGCGCTGAAGATTCCGTTCGTCTTCGTCACCGGCTACGGCGCCGAAGCGCGTATTCCGTCCGAATTGGCGGGCCGGCCGCGGCTGCAGAAGCCGTGCTCCAGCGAGGCGCTGGAAGCGGCGCTTCAGGCGCGCGCCGCCGATTAGCGGTCAGCTCTGCTTCGGGTCGAGCGTGGTCGACCACAGCGCGACGTCGGCGCGGTCGCGCAGGGTCACCGTCATCTGGCCGGAGGCGCCGTCGATCTTGACGTGGCCGAAGAACTGCATGCCCGCTGAGGGCGGCAGGTTCTGGCTGTCTTTGCCCGGCGCCTTGACGAAGCGCACCTCGGGGCCAAAGGTGTTGTCGAGCGCGTTCGGACCGAACGTGCCGGCATGCAGCGGGCCCGAGACGAATTCCCAGAACGGCTCGAACTCCTGGAATTGCGCCTTGTTCGGATCGTAATAGTGCGCGGCGGCGTAATGCACGTCCGCCGTCAGCCACACCGTGTTGCTGATCGGCGCCATCTTGATGAAGCGCAGGATGTCGGCGATCTCGAGCTCGCGGCCGCGCACCGGGCCGTCGCCCTGCGCAACGGCTTCCGAGCCGCCGTTCGGCGTGTCCGAGACGATCAGGCTGATCGGCATGTCGGACGCGATCACCTTCCAAGTCGCGCGCGAGTTCAGCAGGCCGCGCTTGAGCCAGGCAATCTGGTCCGGGCCGAGGAAATAGCTGGCAGGGCCATAGGCGGTTTCGAGATTGGCGCCGTTCGGCCCGCGATAGCTGCGCTCGTCGAGCACGAACACGTCGAGATGCGGGCCGTAGGAGATCTGGCGATAGACGCGGCCGGGCTCGGTGATGCTCTCCCGCAGCGGGTACATCTCGTGGAAGGCGCGGCCTGCGCGGGCCGCGAGCAGCGAGATGTCGCGCACTTTGTAGGCGGCCGGCAAGTCTTTCGACAGCGACCAGTTGTTGGTGACCTCGTGGTCGTCCCACTGCACGAAGATCGGCACCTCGGCATTGAAGGCGCGGAGATTGTCGTCGGTGAGATTGTATTTGTGCGCGGCGCGGAACTCGTCCAACGTCTCGGCGACCTTGGCCTTCTCCGGGATGGTGAGGTTCTTCCAGATCTTGCCGTCGGCGAGCTTCACCTCGGGTTGGATCGGGCCATCGGCATAGATCGTGTCACCCGAATGCAGGAAGAAGTCCGGCCGGTGCTTGCGCATGGTTGAGAAGGTGAACATGCCGCCGTCGTCGGGATTGATGCCCCAGCCCTGCCCTGCGACGTCGCCGCCCCAGACGAAGTTGACGTCGCGGCGGTCGGCGGGCGCGGTGCGGAAGCGGCCGGTCACCGGCTCGCCCTCGATCGCGCTGTGGGAGAGATCGCGAAAGCGGACGCGGTAAAAGATGTCCTGGCCGGCCGGACAATTTTCGACCAGCAGCTTCGCGGTGAAGTCGCTCTCGGGCAGCGCCGCGATCGGCGGCAGCGCGCGGGCATCCTTGAACGACTCGGTGGTCGCCACCTCCACCAGCATCTGCGATGGACGGTCGGCGCGCGCCCACACCACGCCGCCGTCCACGGTGACGTCGCCCGATTGCACGCCGTGGGTGACCACCGGCCGGTCGGCCGCGCGGGAAAGATAGGGCATCGCCATCGTGCCGAGTGCACCCGCGCCGGTGGCGAGGAAGCGGCGGCGGGAGAACCTAATGTTCATGAAGATGGCTCCGAACCCGAGCTTGCAGGAAGGCACCTCATTCCGGGGTTCGCGCGTTGCGCGCCCGGGATGACGGAGCAAGCTATATTGAGACAATGTGACGCAGCAATAACGCGCGCAAGCGCAGGCTCAGGCGTTGCCGGCGGCCCGGAATTGCGCGCCGGCGCGCTGCAGGTTCTGCGGCAGGCTCATCAGCAGGGCCTTGCGGTCGGCGACCGCCGAATGAAACTGGTCGAGGGCAATGTTGAAGGCGGTGAGCGCGCCTTCCTCGATCGCGCCGTGATCGTAACAGCGCAGCGTATCGCGCAGGATGTCGTCGGCTTCGGTCTGCATCTGGTCGAGCTCTTCGGTGGTCTCGCACTTGCGCGCGGCCGCGATCATGTCCAACAGCCGATCACGCAGATGGCTGTTGTTGTCGCGCTCGTCCTTCTTCAGATAGCCCGCAAACCACGCGCCGATCGAGCCCATGGCGGACAGCGCCATCAAGCCCCACCAGATGTAATCGCTGTATTTGTCGAGGAAGGTCTTCTCCTCGCCGTCGACGAAGGCGGCCGCACCCGGATGCACCGGGATCACGGCGTCCTTGTCGGTATCGGGCGTTTCGATCTTTGCCGCCAGCGGGAATTCCGTCACCAATTGCTGCCGCACGGCGAACAGCTGGCGCGTGAACGCCGCGATGGTGGTCTCGGACACGCCTTTGCGCGCCACGATGTGATGCGAAAAGCTGATGGTCTTGACCTCGTCCTCGGGTCGAGCGGGCGAGCCGCCATAGGTGCCGGCAGGGATCTCCGAGGCTTCGTAGACCGGATGGTTCTGTGCGATTGCGTCCGCCGAATCGATCTCGAGGAAGGTCGGCGTGCCGCCTTCCTTGATCGATGCCGCGATCGCGTCGGCCGTGATCTTGCTGTTGACCGGGCCGGCCGCGAGATAGACGTCGGCCTTCTGCGCCTTGATCGCGTCGGCAACC from the Bradyrhizobium sp. WBAH42 genome contains:
- a CDS encoding TAXI family TRAP transporter solute-binding subunit; this translates as MKLSLKRLFGRSMTGGLDLAEAPPPPSPRSAARKTALVSLALVLAIIGALAGGYYFAMRPVTLRIAVGPANSDDVKVVQTLTQGFAQHKSQVRLRPIQTDSAIASANALAEGKVDLAIVRGDLEVPKNAQAVATLRKNVVVLWSVPAKGKKKGAKITKIAQLAGHRIGVVGRTQANVNLLKVILQQYGVDSAKVEIVQFPANEVADAIKAQKADVYLAAGPVNSKITADAIAASIKEGGTPTFLEIDSADAIAQNHPVYEASEIPAGTYGGSPARPEDEVKTISFSHHIVARKGVSETTIAAFTRQLFAVRQQLVTEFPLAAKIETPDTDKDAVIPVHPGAAAFVDGEEKTFLDKYSDYIWWGLMALSAMGSIGAWFAGYLKKDERDNNSHLRDRLLDMIAAARKCETTEELDQMQTEADDILRDTLRCYDHGAIEEGALTAFNIALDQFHSAVADRKALLMSLPQNLQRAGAQFRAAGNA
- a CDS encoding alkaline phosphatase → MNIRFSRRRFLATGAGALGTMAMPYLSRAADRPVVTHGVQSGDVTVDGGVVWARADRPSQMLVEVATTESFKDARALPPIAALPESDFTAKLLVENCPAGQDIFYRVRFRDLSHSAIEGEPVTGRFRTAPADRRDVNFVWGGDVAGQGWGINPDDGGMFTFSTMRKHRPDFFLHSGDTIYADGPIQPEVKLADGKIWKNLTIPEKAKVAETLDEFRAAHKYNLTDDNLRAFNAEVPIFVQWDDHEVTNNWSLSKDLPAAYKVRDISLLAARAGRAFHEMYPLRESITEPGRVYRQISYGPHLDVFVLDERSYRGPNGANLETAYGPASYFLGPDQIAWLKRGLLNSRATWKVIASDMPISLIVSDTPNGGSEAVAQGDGPVRGRELEIADILRFIKMAPISNTVWLTADVHYAAAHYYDPNKAQFQEFEPFWEFVSGPLHAGTFGPNALDNTFGPEVRFVKAPGKDSQNLPPSAGMQFFGHVKIDGASGQMTVTLRDRADVALWSTTLDPKQS
- a CDS encoding radical SAM protein, with translation MNAPLRKSRPYIFWGQTQSLCETCLKLVPTKIQIQDNEVWYEKRCREHGVQSTLVSTDAAYWRLCKDFIKPGDRPLQFQERTQFGCPYDCGLCPDHEQHSCLALIEITEHCNLTCPVCFAESSPARTKFTPLATVDKMLDALVASEGEPDLVQISGGEPTLHPDFFEILEAVRARPIRHVMINTNGLRIAREKDFVARLAENRRGLEVYLQFDSLQRDALINLRGADLRKIRQQALENLEHYGISTTLVATIKRGVNDAEIGDIVRHALTWKCVRGVTLQPVQDAGRNESFDKNTDRIMLSEIRKRVVETGVFGDKDMIPLPCNPESISIGYGLRNGEKVLPLTSLIPQEQLVAVMPNTISPEKYPMLREKFIDLFSLSSGPLNTSERVCELLCCLPSFQVPDGLTYENVFRVTIVQFLDRFNFCVGNVKRSCIHFVTEQGAIIPFDTYNLFYRNGKIDGIRAALAGDTYREARQSEEMPR
- a CDS encoding prolipoprotein diacylglyceryl transferase family protein, coding for MSGAFLHTLFDILAWLAAAAAVYWLSRRGLQFPAQSFALPYVAALVFGAGLGAYLFGSANLWLSGQNGIARSVEGALAGGIVAIELYKWSAGITVRTGARFALPLALGIAIGRIGCYLAGLDDFTYGTPTALPFGHDFGDGVRRHPVQLYESAAMALFALVYALAVLNRNAFAITNGFYLVLAYYGAQRFLWEFLKPYGTLVGPLTLFHLLSLSILLYAAFMLATAPKARPLHERAVA
- a CDS encoding Crp/Fnr family transcriptional regulator; translated protein: MDARIAKVTEVESRPANNLLRRLSQVDYGLLAPHVTVEESAAGHLLYNPGDDVQVVHFPCGPSLATFLVPNEDGRDVETILVGREGAVGGIVSEGFLPAYTRICVKFGGPFARIHVAKLEAAKLRSASLRNVFARYADCMLAQIFQSTACNAIHSIEQRTAKWILAAMERTGDETSVPLTHEQLATLLGVGRSYASRVLQSFKAEGVLDTRRGSILVRSRDGLRLRACLCNDAVKMHFEEVLRGVYPTEEREAG
- a CDS encoding response regulator, giving the protein MAPAPSNGTGWPADVLIVEDDPIIAIDFEDRLLGFGVSAVRTVGSVTQALNAIAKRTPDFALLDVELIRETSFAIAERLIALKIPFVFVTGYGAEARIPSELAGRPRLQKPCSSEALEAALQARAAD
- the typA gene encoding translational GTPase TypA translates to MNLRNVAIIAHVDHGKTTLVDKLLQQSGTFRENQKVTDRAMDSNDLERERGITILAKAASVQWKDTRINIVDTPGHADFGGEVERILNMVDGALVLVDAAEGPLPQTKFVVSKALKVGLKPIVVINKVDRPDARPTEVINEVFDLFAALDASEEQLDFPILYGSAKQGWMADSPEGPQDKGMEPLFDLILRHVAPPKVEEGPFRMIGTILEANPYLGRIITGRISSGTLKPNQQVKVLNADGKLVESGRITKILAFRGLERTPLDEAEAGDIVAIAGLTKGTVADTFCDPTVEVPLPAQPIDPPTVSMSFIVNNSPLAGTEGDKVTSRMIRDRLLREAEGNVALRVVESADKDAMEVSGRGELQLAILIETMRREGFELSVSRPRVVYQKDEATGATMEPIEEVVIDVDEEHSGVVVQKMSERKSELIEMKPSGGNRQRLVFYAPTRGLIGYQGELLTDTRGTAIMNRLFHGYAPYKGEIQGRRNGVLISNDQGEAVAYAMFKLEDRGPMMIEPGWKVYRGMIVGEHTRDNDLEINVLKGKQLTNIRTTSKDEAVRLTPPIRMTLEKALAYIEDDELVEVTPKSIRLRKKHLDPNERKRAEKAKEAVA